In Ignavibacteria bacterium, a genomic segment contains:
- the rpmB gene encoding 50S ribosomal protein L28, which translates to MARICEICGKGPVTGNNVSHAHNRTRRRWLPNLQKVKAKVGKSVKTMNVCTSCIKSGRVLKAA; encoded by the coding sequence ATGGCAAGAATATGCGAAATATGTGGAAAAGGACCGGTAACCGGGAATAACGTGTCACATGCGCACAATCGTACGAGAAGAAGATGGTTACCGAATTTGCAAAAGGTTAAAGCAAAGGTTGGAAAATCCGTCAAGACAATGAACGTTTGTACATCTTGTATTAAATCCGGTCGAGTATTAAAAGCCGCATAA
- a CDS encoding DUF2085 domain-containing protein — protein MTEKKINLYLNLFFSLILGLWITLSFTPMISPNEIISQLSAKYLYGLTCHQISDRCFGFDGISMLICSRCFGIYTGLIAGILLFSVSKIRSRFDGLMFSSQLIILILFAAPFCFDIILSKSAMYNSGNAIRFVTGFFLTIPFSFFIKSSLTNLSKEIYYKTNYAK, from the coding sequence ATGACCGAGAAAAAAATTAATCTTTATTTGAATTTATTCTTTTCCCTGATTTTAGGATTGTGGATCACACTTTCATTTACCCCAATGATATCTCCAAATGAAATTATCTCACAGTTGTCAGCAAAATATTTGTACGGCTTGACTTGTCATCAAATTTCAGATAGATGTTTTGGATTCGACGGGATAAGCATGTTGATCTGTTCAAGATGTTTTGGAATATATACAGGATTGATTGCTGGAATTCTGCTCTTCTCAGTTTCAAAAATCAGAAGTAGATTCGATGGATTAATGTTCAGTAGCCAGCTTATAATCCTCATTTTGTTCGCTGCACCATTTTGTTTCGATATCATCCTAAGCAAGTCAGCAATGTATAATTCGGGGAATGCAATTCGATTTGTGACTGGATTTTTTCTCACCATTCCATTTTCTTTTTTCATTAAATCAAGCTTAACAAATTTATCAAAAGAAATTTACTACAAGACTAATTATGCAAAGTAA